The segment CAAGCCAAAAGAGTCCCGGCAAATTCGAGGTGCCGGACTGGGACAAGGCCAGCCAGGCCAAAGTTCGCGAAGCGCTGCTTATTCTGGCTTCGACGACGAAAAGCCTCAACGGGGCTTTCGGAGCAAAAGGAGAAGTCGATCCTGTTCATCGATTGATTGGCGCGGCTGCGGGGTGGGGCGGAAATCCTGACAAGAACGCGGTCTATGTCGGCGGCAGCCCGGACAGAAATGACGGCACGACCATCTATAGACTTGAGGTGAAGAAAGGTGTTCCGGTCGATGGCTTCTGGTCGATAAGCGTCTACAACGCCGCGGGCTATTTTGAGAAGAATCCATTTAACGCTTATTCGCTGAATGACATCACCGCGACGAAAGACTCCGACGGATCAGTTCTGGTGCAATTCGGCGGATGCGACGGCAAAATTCCGAATTGTCTGCCGATAACGAAAGGCTGGAATTACATCGTGCGGCTCTATCGTCCGCGCTCAGAAATTCTGGACGGAAGCTGGAAGTTTCCGCAGCCGCAGCCGGTGCAATAGGTAGGACCGGCGCAGCAGATATATCGTGCCGCTGCCGGACGATTGCGGGCAGAAGAGGCGTGGGCGATTCACCTTCTGTATTGCGTTTCGCTCACCTGTTCCATCCAGGTGACGACTTCGCCGTTAAGCGCTTCCTGGATGGCGATGTGGGTCATCGCGCCGGCCGGCGCCGCGCCGTGCCAGTGTTTTTCGCCGGGCGCGAACCACACGACATCGCCGGGACGAATCTCCTCGATTGGGCCGCCCTCACGCTGCGCCCATCCCAGCCCGGCGGTCACGATCAATGTCTGGCCGAGTGGATGCGTGTGCCATGCCGTGCGCGCGCCCGGCTCGAACGTCACGCTGGCGGCGCGGACCGCTGCCGGCGCCGGCGCCTGAACAAGCGGCTCGATACTCACAGAGCCGGTAAAATAGTCGGCAGAGCCCTTGGTGAGCGCGCGCGATCCATGTTGGGTGATTTCCACTGTCTTC is part of the Methylovirgula ligni genome and harbors:
- a CDS encoding DUF1254 domain-containing protein gives rise to the protein MKRIILAVVSYGFAACCAQAQNAIPVTPDNFVRAETDMYFANLVRDGSFGKFDHIREPASIDNQAIIRLNRDTLYSSAVFDLDAGPVTIIFPDAGKRFMSLQVLDEDQYTHGVIYRPGSYTFDRKGIGTRYVGFLVRTLVDPNSPKDIEAVHSLQDKLHASQKSPGKFEVPDWDKASQAKVREALLILASTTKSLNGAFGAKGEVDPVHRLIGAAAGWGGNPDKNAVYVGGSPDRNDGTTIYRLEVKKGVPVDGFWSISVYNAAGYFEKNPFNAYSLNDITATKDSDGSVLVQFGGCDGKIPNCLPITKGWNYIVRLYRPRSEILDGSWKFPQPQPVQ
- a CDS encoding (R)-mandelonitrile lyase; this encodes MEITQHGSRALTKGSADYFTGSVSIEPLVQAPAPAAVRAASVTFEPGARTAWHTHPLGQTLIVTAGLGWAQREGGPIEEIRPGDVVWFAPGEKHWHGAAPAGAMTHIAIQEALNGEVVTWMEQVSETQYRR